The following are encoded in a window of Brachyhypopomus gauderio isolate BG-103 chromosome 18, BGAUD_0.2, whole genome shotgun sequence genomic DNA:
- the LOC143482237 gene encoding uncharacterized protein LOC143482237 isoform X2, translating to MVTHLLERLQSRISGILDRPNLDLDYFLKINGALSQEAPQLFIKDASNGRGRPKLIFSEELLTRLIDMPLPVSCIANLLGVSQSTIFRRMREHGLSTKSTYSSLSDHDLDNAVMSIKRQLPTAGYRMVKGSLQAEGHRVQWDRIKESMHRVDAAGVLERMTKLGCIVRRTYFVQHPLSLVHVDTNHKLIRYNIVIFGGIDGYSRKIMYLEPADNNCSSTALSFFLKAVQNYGWPSRVRGDEGVENVGIAETMFTVKGTGRGSFIAGKSVHNQRIERLWRDVWLSVTQLYYEVLHGLEEDGLLDLSDSLHMFCVHYVFLARLEHDLHIFTEGWDNHPLQSEGGLSPNQLWVLGHMQNSSGDSEENLQFQNLELFGTDWESFDSANEEPFGVQVPRIESPLPPTVMETIKSIINPLATSESYGRDIYISMVQYAEHLWRTGSNN from the exons ATGGTTACACACTTACTGGAACGTCTTCAATCTAGAATAAGTGGGATCCTGGATCGACCAAATTTGGATTTGGACTATTTCCT GAAGATAAACGGAGCTCTTTCACAAGAAGCACCCCAACTTTTCATTAAGGATGCAAGTAATGGACGAGGCAGACCAAAACTGATCTTTTCTGAAGAACTGTTAACCAGACTCATTGACATGCCTTTACCCGTGTCTTGTATTGCAAACCTGCTAGGAGTTAGTCAGTCAACCATCTTTCGTCGAATGCGTGAACATGGACTGTCTACAAAGTCCACGTATAGCAGTCTCTCTGACCATGACTTGGATAATGCTGTGATGTCTATCAAGAGACAATTACCAACTGCAGGATACAGGATGGTAAAGGGTTCCTTGCAAGCAGAAGGGCACAGAGTTCAGTGGGATCGCATCAAGGAGTCCATGCACAGAGTAGATGCTGCTGGAGTTTTGGAGAGGATGACAAAGCTAGGGTGCATTGTCAGGAGAACGTATTTTGTACAGCATCCGCTATCCTTAGTCCACGTGGACACAAACCATAAACTTATACG GTACAACATTGTCATATTTGGAGGGATCGATGGATACTCTAGAAAG ATCATGTACCTGGAACCAGCAGATAATAACTGCTCAAGCACTGCACTTTCTTTTTTTCTAAAAGCAGTTCAAAACTATGGCTGGCCATCAAG AGTGAGAGGTGATGAAGGTGTGGAAAATGTTGGAATTGCAGAAACCATGTTCACTGTAAAAGGCACAGGAAGAGGAAGCTTCATTGCAGGGAAGAGTGTGCATAATCAAAG AATCGAGCGCCTTTGGCGAGATGTTTGGCTCAGTGTAACTCAGCTGTACTACGAAGTTCTTCATGGGCTTGAAGAAGATGGCTTGCTGGACTTGTCAGATTCTCTCCATATGTTCTGTGTGCATTATGTGTTTCTTGCACGCCTAGAACATGATCTCCACATTTTTACTGAAGGCTGGGATAATCATCCCTTACAATCTGAAGGTGGACTTAGCCCAAACCAGCTGTGGGTTCTGGGACACATGCAGAATTCTTCTGGTGACTCTGAAGAGAATTTGCAG tttCAGAATCTGGAGCTGTTTGGAACAGACTGGGAGTCCTTCGATTCGGCAAATGAAGAACCTTTTGGCGTTCAGGTGCCACGAATTGAGAGCCCACTGCCTCCAACTGTGATGGAAACAATTAAATCTATCATCAATCCTCTTGCAACATCAGAATCCTATGGTAGAGACATTTACATATCAATGGTTCAATATGCTGAACACCTTTGGAGAACAGGAAGCAATAACTGA
- the LOC143482237 gene encoding uncharacterized protein LOC143482237 isoform X1 — protein MVTHLLERLQSRISGILDRPNLDLDYFLYVVNQEVFILTSAATVFNVPSEIEENLLSLQRKINGALSQEAPQLFIKDASNGRGRPKLIFSEELLTRLIDMPLPVSCIANLLGVSQSTIFRRMREHGLSTKSTYSSLSDHDLDNAVMSIKRQLPTAGYRMVKGSLQAEGHRVQWDRIKESMHRVDAAGVLERMTKLGCIVRRTYFVQHPLSLVHVDTNHKLIRYNIVIFGGIDGYSRKIMYLEPADNNCSSTALSFFLKAVQNYGWPSRVRGDEGVENVGIAETMFTVKGTGRGSFIAGKSVHNQRIERLWRDVWLSVTQLYYEVLHGLEEDGLLDLSDSLHMFCVHYVFLARLEHDLHIFTEGWDNHPLQSEGGLSPNQLWVLGHMQNSSGDSEENLQFQNLELFGTDWESFDSANEEPFGVQVPRIESPLPPTVMETIKSIINPLATSESYGRDIYISMVQYAEHLWRTGSNN, from the exons ATGGTTACACACTTACTGGAACGTCTTCAATCTAGAATAAGTGGGATCCTGGATCGACCAAATTTGGATTTGGACTATTTCCTGTACGTTGTTAATCAAGAAGTATTCATTTTGACATCAGCTGCTACTGTCTTTAATGTGCCAAGTGAAATTGAGGAGAATCTTCTATCTCTTCAAAGGAAGATAAACGGAGCTCTTTCACAAGAAGCACCCCAACTTTTCATTAAGGATGCAAGTAATGGACGAGGCAGACCAAAACTGATCTTTTCTGAAGAACTGTTAACCAGACTCATTGACATGCCTTTACCCGTGTCTTGTATTGCAAACCTGCTAGGAGTTAGTCAGTCAACCATCTTTCGTCGAATGCGTGAACATGGACTGTCTACAAAGTCCACGTATAGCAGTCTCTCTGACCATGACTTGGATAATGCTGTGATGTCTATCAAGAGACAATTACCAACTGCAGGATACAGGATGGTAAAGGGTTCCTTGCAAGCAGAAGGGCACAGAGTTCAGTGGGATCGCATCAAGGAGTCCATGCACAGAGTAGATGCTGCTGGAGTTTTGGAGAGGATGACAAAGCTAGGGTGCATTGTCAGGAGAACGTATTTTGTACAGCATCCGCTATCCTTAGTCCACGTGGACACAAACCATAAACTTATACG GTACAACATTGTCATATTTGGAGGGATCGATGGATACTCTAGAAAG ATCATGTACCTGGAACCAGCAGATAATAACTGCTCAAGCACTGCACTTTCTTTTTTTCTAAAAGCAGTTCAAAACTATGGCTGGCCATCAAG AGTGAGAGGTGATGAAGGTGTGGAAAATGTTGGAATTGCAGAAACCATGTTCACTGTAAAAGGCACAGGAAGAGGAAGCTTCATTGCAGGGAAGAGTGTGCATAATCAAAG AATCGAGCGCCTTTGGCGAGATGTTTGGCTCAGTGTAACTCAGCTGTACTACGAAGTTCTTCATGGGCTTGAAGAAGATGGCTTGCTGGACTTGTCAGATTCTCTCCATATGTTCTGTGTGCATTATGTGTTTCTTGCACGCCTAGAACATGATCTCCACATTTTTACTGAAGGCTGGGATAATCATCCCTTACAATCTGAAGGTGGACTTAGCCCAAACCAGCTGTGGGTTCTGGGACACATGCAGAATTCTTCTGGTGACTCTGAAGAGAATTTGCAG tttCAGAATCTGGAGCTGTTTGGAACAGACTGGGAGTCCTTCGATTCGGCAAATGAAGAACCTTTTGGCGTTCAGGTGCCACGAATTGAGAGCCCACTGCCTCCAACTGTGATGGAAACAATTAAATCTATCATCAATCCTCTTGCAACATCAGAATCCTATGGTAGAGACATTTACATATCAATGGTTCAATATGCTGAACACCTTTGGAGAACAGGAAGCAATAACTGA